In Mycetocola spongiae, the genomic stretch TCGGGATGGTCATCGCGGGTAATTGGTCGGATCGCTCCGGCCCGGTCGGCCCGCTCTATACCGCCGGGGTGCTCTTTGTGATCGGCCTGCTCATCTCCGGCCTGTCCACCAATATGTATCCGTTTATTGCCGGGCGTCTTGCCCAGGGCCTCGGCTCCGGGGCGATCACCGTGGCCCTCTATGTGGTGGTCGCGCGCGCCCTTCCCCCGGTGCTGCACCCCAAGATTTTTGCCGGATTTGCCACCGCCTGGGTGCTGCCCTCGCTGGTGGGGCCCGTGGTGGCCGGGGCCGTGGCCGAGGTCTGGAGCTGGCACTGGGTATTCCTCGGCGTGGTGGGCCTCGTGGCCGCCTCGATGGCGATGGTGATGCCCACCCTGCGGGTGCTCGCCAAGGCCCCGCGCCCCGCGACCCCGGTGCCCTGGGACCTGCCGCGCGCGGCCTGGGCCGTGCTCGCCGCGCTCGCGGTCCTCACGCTGAGCATGGCCGGGGAGCTGCGACCCTGGGGTCCGCTGATCTCGCTCGGCGCCCTGATCGTGGCGCTGATCGCGGTGCGTCCGCTGCTGCCGCGCGGCACCCTCGGGCTGCGCCGCGGCCTGCCCGGGGTGATCCGCATGCGCGGCATCATCGCGGCGGCGTTTTTTGGTGCGGAGATCTATATCCCGTATCTGCTGGTGACCGATTATGATTTTTCTCCCACCGCGGCGGGCCTCGCGATCACCGGCAGCGCAATCAGCTGGGCGCTGGGTTCGGCCGCGCAGGGGCGCTTTGCCGATCGGATCAGCAATGCCGCGGCCACGCGTTTTGGCTCCTGGATGACGCTGCTGGCGATCCTCACGCTGGGCGTGACCGCCCTGCTGCATCTGAGCCCGGTAGTGGTGATCGTGGCCTGGACATTTGCGGGCGCGGGGCTCGGGACGCTGTATCCGCGGCTGAGCGTGCTCACGCTCTCCCATTCCACCGAGAAGGATCAGGGCTTTAACTCGGCCGCGCTGACCATCGCTGATTCCTTCGGAAGCGCGATCTCACTCGCGATTGCCGGGGTGATCTTCACGAGCGTGATTATCGCCGGGGTGGGTCCGTTTGCGCCGGTCTTTGCCTTTGCCGCGCTGCTCGCGGTCGCCGCGCTGGCGCTGAGCCCGCGGATCGCCGAGCGCGCCTAGGCGTGCGCGGGGCCTCCCCGCGCCTCCAGACTCATCTGATCGTTATCCAGCGTGGCCAGTGCGCTATTGAGCACCTCGGCGTCAAAAAGCCCGTCATCACGCACGTCCAAAAGGGCCTCGCGCTGGGCGCGGATAGCCGCGAGCTGCCGCCCCTTTTCGCGGGAGTGCTCGGGGTCCTCCCCCGCGTCGAGGCCGCGCTCGGCCAGGAGCGTGTCATAGTCGGCGCGGCCGCGCTCGGCGGCCTCGGCGAGGATCGCAAAGATCTCGGCATGCTCGGTGCCCAGCATCGGGTCCTTGGTCGCGGGCTTAACCCGGCGCACCACCCGGCCCAGCGTGCCACCCTGAATCAGCAGCGAGGAGGCTGCCACGAGGAACGCGATCAGGATGATCAGCG encodes the following:
- a CDS encoding MFS transporter — its product is MSSLSSPSPSLFSREYLWVTLGSCALVFLGAFESMAVTTIMPVVSADLDGAALYALAFAGPLATSVIGMVIAGNWSDRSGPVGPLYTAGVLFVIGLLISGLSTNMYPFIAGRLAQGLGSGAITVALYVVVARALPPVLHPKIFAGFATAWVLPSLVGPVVAGAVAEVWSWHWVFLGVVGLVAASMAMVMPTLRVLAKAPRPATPVPWDLPRAAWAVLAALAVLTLSMAGELRPWGPLISLGALIVALIAVRPLLPRGTLGLRRGLPGVIRMRGIIAAAFFGAEIYIPYLLVTDYDFSPTAAGLAITGSAISWALGSAAQGRFADRISNAAATRFGSWMTLLAILTLGVTALLHLSPVVVIVAWTFAGAGLGTLYPRLSVLTLSHSTEKDQGFNSAALTIADSFGSAISLAIAGVIFTSVIIAGVGPFAPVFAFAALLAVAALALSPRIAERA